CAAATAACTTTTTAGATATAGTGCAACCTACTTCCTTTCAAAATCAATTAAGTGCAGCAGTTGGAAATATCAAAACCCCATATATTATATAATATGATGAAACACATGCACTCCTACAAACTACTACCCCTGTTGTCTATGGATCACACTAATCTATTTTACGTAATAGTATTAGTATTTACAGTATGATGGAAATATTGTTTCAACTATTGTTTCATACAAGAGAAAAGTCTATTTTAACATCCAGGTATAAAATATAATGCCAAAGCTTGACGCTAGTGGTAGTGTTTTCGTACCTTGATCAACCAATGCAAACTTGCAATTTTTTTCTTCCAACTTAATTTGTGGTTGGCGTTGAAGCTTACGGAGCATAAAAAAAGCTGCCCAATACTTAAGCAAAATCTGTTGGTGAGGTCCCGAGCAACCTCGCCAACACGCTGAGAGCGCTCCGGGCGTGCACGACGTGCGCATGCTGACTCGATGCTAGCTTGCACGCCTGATGGATTACTTTGCCCATATTACTTTTGGCCGATGGTAATAACGTACTGAGCTGGATCCAACTCCTTAAACAAACCGATCTCTACCAGCGGGAGACACACGTACAAACCGATCTCTACCGGCCGGAGACACACGTACAGCAAGCGGGTCGATTGATCTTTCATGCCTGCTAAAAACGCACACATCGCATGCACATGAGAAGATTCGGCGATTCTACAGAATTTCTTGGGACCGTGGCAAAATAACAAATCTGGAGTAAGCCTCAGTAGACTGGATTGGATGACGAGCTTGGGCAGATCTCCAAATATGTTCCTAGCAGGTAAAGCCCGAGAGTAAATCTTTGGGATGTCCAACATGAGACTGCTGATAGTGTAAAGAAGATTGCATCGAGCTGGCCGGCCACCGCTGGGGATTGCATCCAAATGGGGGAGACCATCAATTAAAAAATAGGGTGCATTATCATATGGTTTTGGCGAAACTGTCTGCTTCGTCTAGGGTTTGGGCGATGGGCGATCATCCACCGCCGCCGCCTAAACTATCCGACGGAAGCGAATCGGATCGCCAGGAGGAGTCCTCTCGGGTTACGCATCTGATGTACACGGTGTCTACGAGTCTAAGCGGGCTTCATCGGGAGTCAGTACGCGCCACGTTTGAGGGACGACCGTCTGGGCCTGGGGATACAAAAACCCTAGACCCGGATCACCGCTCCTCACGAAACCTGGGAAAGATTGTAAAGCCTCCGGATCAGTACACGAGCAAAAGCCGCCGCAAGCATGAGATGTCTCAGATCGATCCTACGGCGATGGGTGGGGGTGATCATGGCGGATCCGGTGAGGATCTTGTCCACCCGAAGCCCGTTGGTGGTGGGGCGATCGTGATGTCTAGACATGCGGCTGCGTACGTGGATCGGGAGGAGGACATGCAGGAGAATAGCAATTGGGATGGGCCAACAGTGGAAGGTGCCATGCCGGAGGAGGCGGAAGATCAGATTGCAGGTGAGGTGGACATGGACGATGTTGCTTTCGTTGCGGTTGATCTAGACGATGATGACGAGGAAGAAGAGGTGGATGCTGGGGCCAGATGGAGGCTGATGGCTCTATATAGATCGCAGCAACGACCAAGCACGAAGACTCTGTCGGGTCACTTTGAGAAAATTTGGCAATTACGCACGAGAGTCGAGTTTAAGCCGGTAAAGAACAACTACTACATTGTTTCTCTGTTCTCGGAGGGGGACTTTCGTTTTGTGGCCAGGGGGGGGGCCCGGTGGATTTACGATGGAGATGCACTGCTAGTCACCCCGTTCAATGGTGATGAGCAACCCTCTGAGACTTTGCTTGAGGCTGTTCCGGTCTGGGTTCGAGTTTTTGATGTGCCTTGGAAGAAGCAGACTAGGGTTTATGGAGAAGCTTTGGGAGGTACTCTGGGGGAGGTTATGGAAGTGGATGTTCCTCAGGTGGGCCATGGTACACGGGAGTTCCTCCGAGTAAGGGTGAACCTGCCTTATAATAGGAGGCTGCAGAAGGAGGTGACGCTGGAGTATAAGGCAAAGGGCACCATGAAACGACTGAAGTTTAAGCTTAAGTATGAGAGGGTGCCGCACTTTTGTTTCCATTGTGGTTTCATGGGACATGACAAAGAAGCTTGTGAGAAGAAGAGGATTGGGCTCCCCACCAAGGCCTATGATTCCACGCTAAGGTGCTCCCCGTTCAAAAAGTTTGATCACCGGGCTGTTTTTACACCATCGCCAGGGCAGCCAAGAGCGAAACGGAGTATGGATTTTTCCTTGGGAAGTGCGACGTAGGCTACTCATGCGCAGGCATGGGAGAATGCAAGGGAGGATGACAGAGGGTCACATGAAATACCGACGAGAGTTGATGCTGAGGACGGTTTTGAGGAGAAGGAGGTACATGCACCACAGGAGGAGGATGATCAGCTGGCAAATCATGTTGAGAAGCAGCGTCTGAGATTGGCTACGGAACGACCGGAGTGAAGCAAGGTACAACGTATGAAACATCAGTTTGAGGCACAAGAGCAAGAGTCGGGGAAGGGGCCAGTGAAACCTCGGAAGAAGAAGGTCACATCACAACCTAAAAAAGTTGCTGCAATAAAAAAGGCCGGGGCACTAGTGATCCGGGACAAGCCTATGGTGGAGGACATGATTCCAGCGATGTGGGGGCTGGACTCGCTCCAAGTATCTTTTGGCAGTGCTGTGGATTCGATGGACTATAATGACTCCATCCTGGGGAAGCGGCACATATCGGGGAGCTTCCCAGTTGAGCTCACTACGATGGAGGGTAAAGTGGTTGTGCCCTATGAGGAGGGAACAGAAGGTGGAAAGCAAAAGAAAGGGAAAAAGGGTCGGTGTGACACAGATGATGATGCGAGTAGTGCGGGTGTGGAAGGAATGACGGAGGCAACTAGCCATGGGGCCGCTAGTAAATTGACGGGGCCAAGTGTGGTGCCCCGTCAGGAGCAATGAATTGCCTAGTGTGGAACTATCGAGGGGCGGGGAACCCTCGCACAGTTTGTGACTTACTGGCTCTGTGTAGAGCCAATTCCCCGAGGACGGTGTTTTTGTGTGAGACTAGACAACAACTACATAAGATGAAGAGATTGCGTAATCGGTTAGGGCTCCGTGGTTTTGATGGCATAAGCAGTAACAGGAAGAGTGGTGGTTTAGCACTTTTTTGGGATGATTCTATGCATGTTAGTGTTCAAGATATAAACGACAGGTGGATCGATGTGTTTATTAGAGTGGCTCCTTCCGAACCACTTTGGCGAGTGACCTTTGTGTATGGAGAACCGAGGGTTGAAAACCGACACCTCATGTGGGAGAGCTTGTGCAGGCTAAGGAATACGTCCGAGCTGCCATGGCTCGTGGCGGGTGACTTCAATGAGGTACTGTGGGACTATGAGCATTTGTCCATGACGGCGAGACCGCAACCCCAAATGATGGCCTTTCGTGACTGTTTTGAAGTGTGCCAGTTGGTGGACTTGGGCTTCTCGGGATATCCCTTCACATACGATAATAAACGGAGTGGCCGGGCAAATGTGCAGGTGCGTCTAGACAGGGTGGCGGCGGACAATACTTGGAGGGATCTTTTCCCTGAAGCGGCGGTTATCCACCTTACGTCACCTCGGTCGGATCATCGTCCGTTACTTTTGCGGTGTGTAAGGGATACAAGTGTGAGGACGGCTAAAGCGAGGCGCTATGAGGTCATGTGGGAGAGGGAGGCTTCTCTGGCAGAGGTGGTCGAGGCGGCCTGGGTTGCGTCAGGCGCGAAGGGTGACCTGGGGGGGCGTACCGTGGCCCTCAAAGCAACCATGGCAAAGTTGCACGGATGGAGCAACAGGACAATTGGCAATGTCACCAGAGAGATTGAGAAGTCGAGGACGAGGCTGGAAGAACTTCATAACATGAATGCAGACCGCAGTGAATTGCGAAAGGAATCAGGTCACATGGATGAACTCTTGTATAAGGAGGAGATGATGTGGCTGCAGCGCTCTCGAATGGAGTGGCTAAAACATGGTGACCGAAACACGAAATTTTTTCATAGGAAAGCAAGATGGAGAGGCTGTAAAAACAGGATAAAAGGCCTTCGGGATGACCTGGGGATCCTTCATTCTGAGCAGGACGTCATGTCAGGTATGGCCATGAGCAATTTTCAAAACTTGTTTGAAGCTGACCAGGGTTTAGCTCCTCATACAGTGGTAAATCTTTTTGAGCCGGTCATCACGGAGGAGATGAATGCCAAGTTATGTGAAGCTTTCTCGGACAAGGCAATCAGTGATGCTCTTTTCCAGATGGGCCCTCTAAAGGCCCCAGGACCGGACGGTTTTCCGGCGAGGTTTTTCCAACGGCATTGGGGTATGATGAAAGATGACATTATTGAGGCAGTCAGATAGTTTTTCAGCTCGGGGGTGATGCCAGAGGGCGTCAATAACACCACCATTGTGCTCATTCCAAAGGTGGATAACCCCCAACGCTTATCAGAGTTCCGGCCCATCAGTCTCTGTAACGTGATATACAAGATCATATCAAAATGCTTGGTCAACCGGTTGAGACCTATACTCGGGGACATCATCTCCGAGGAGCAGAGCGCGTTTGTGCCTGGCAGACTCATAACAGATAATGCTTTTATTGCCTTTGAGTGTACTCACTATATTAAGCAGAAGAAGGACCCTGATCGAGCGTTTTGTGCTTATAAGGTGGACCTTTCTAAGGCGTATGATAGGGTAGATTGGACTTTCTTGGAGCAAATGATGAGAAGGCTGGGTTTTGCGGATCGGTGGGTGAGATGGATTATGACCTATGTCACCTCGGTTCGTTACTGCTGCAATGTCAATGGAGCCCTGTCAGATTCATTTGCACCGTCGCGTGGGCTACGACAAGGGGATCCTCTCTCACCGTTCTTATTCCTTTTTGTGGCGGATGGTTTGGCGGCGCTCTTGAAGCAGGGTGTTGTCTCTAGGCGAATTACACCTCTAAGGGTCTGCCCACGAGCTCCTGGGATTTCACATCTTATGTTTGCAGATGATACACTATTATTCTTTCAAGCAAGCGAACAGGAAGCTCTACATATCAAGGATGTCTTGGCCACTTTTGCACAGGCCACGGGTCAGCTAATCAACCCACAGAAGTGTTCAATTCTCTTCGGGGAGCAATGCCGGAGAGCTGACTGTGAGGCAGTGGTACATGTTTTGGAGGTGCAGCAGCAAAGTTTCGAGGAATGTTATCTGGGCCTGCCCACGCCAAATGGTCGCATGTCAAAGGGAAAGTTCCAGAACATACAACAGAAATATATGAAGCAAATGGTGGACTGGGATGGATCGCAACTTGCGCAAAGTGGAAGAGAGGTTCTTATAAAGTCCATTGCTCAGGCCATCCCGACTTACATCATGAGTGTTTTTAAGCTGCCGGCGGGAACATGTGAAGATCTGATGCGAATGATCCGGAATTTTTTCTGGGGAGTAGAGAAGGGCAAGAGAAAAATGCATTGGCGGGCATGGATTCATCTCATTAAACCTAAGGCGCAAGGAGGGTTGGGATTCCGCGATCTTCGACTTTTTAACCAGGCGCTGCTGGCGCGCCAGGCTTGGCGACTCCTGACAAGCCCGGACAGCCTGTGTGCTCGGCTGCTGAAAGCGCGTTATTACCTGCAGGGCAATCTGGAAGACACGGTTTTCTCGAGTGCGGCTTCGGTTACGTGGCAGTTGATACAACATGGACTTGAGCTCTTGAAAAAGGGACTGATCTGGCGGGTAGGAAACGGGAGAGCCATAAGGATCTGGCGGGATAGCTGGATACCAAGGAATGGCAGCGGTAAGCCAATTACCCCTCAAGGACGATGCCGGATACGTCGAGTCAGCGACTTGCTAGATAATCATGGAGCATGGAATATGGAGCTAGTTCGGAGCATTTTTTTGCCGGTGGATGCGGAGGTGATTGCAACAATCAAAACCTCTCCCAGGTTGGGGGACGACTTGCTGGCATGGGAACCGGAACGTAGCGGGAACTTCACTGTAAGGAGCGCGTATCGACTTGCACTTGAGGATCTTCTTCGATTCTCTTCAGTCGCGGCGAGCAGGGCACCGGACGGGCGACGAGCCGTCTGGGCTTTTATTTGGAGGTGCCCTGCTCCTCCTAAGGTTCAAATCTTCACTTGGCGGCTACTCACGGATTGTCTGCCCACTTGGGTTAACAAGCGTCGTCGAGGTCTGGAATTGTCTGACAAGTGCCCTCTCTGTGCTTTGGAGCCGGAGGACACGTTCCATGCTTTTTGCAGGTGCCCGCTGGCGGTGGCGCTCTGGCAAACCATGGCGGACCAATGGCGAATCCCGGATGTCGCATCATTCTGCCGGACGGGAACAGAGTGCCTTGCCCAAGCCCTTTGCGATCTGCCGGATATGGAGAGGATGGAGCTCATGATGACTTTGTGGCGATGTTGGTTCGTTCGCAACGAGCTGGTGTACCACAAGAAGCCGCCGCCGATTGAAGTGTCCAAACGCTTCCGCACCAGCTACGTCGACTCTTTGGTGGGGATTCAGAACAATCCAGAGGCGAGTCTCACCAAGGGGAAGCAGGTGGTTGATACGATTGTCCCCAAACGGATCGTGCAACGGGAAGTCCAAGCGCCGCCAGTGCCGCTGCACTGGTCCAGACCAGCCACGGGGTGGACAAAGCTCAACGTTGATGGATCCTTTAGTGCCACGGGTGGAGAGGCCAGAGCAGGCATGATCCTTCGCAGCGAAGCCGGtgatatcatcttctcctcctgcaGGGAACTACGGACGTGCTCTGAGCCCCTTGAGGCCGAGCTACATGCATGCATGGAGGGGCTCAACCTAGCACTGCAGTGGACTCCGTTGCCTATTGTGATGGAAACGGACTGTTCGGTGGCACTACATGCGATATTAGCTCCGGTGCCGGACAGGTCTCGTTTTGCTATGCTTGTCGACCAGGTTAGACGCTTGATGTCAGGAGGTAGAGAAATAAAGGTAGTTCATGTACGTAGAGAGCAGAATGGCGTAAGCCACTATCTTGCGAACTACGGTAGAGTTCATAAACGCACGGTTGTGTGGCTGGGATCGGGACCGGAGGAGGTCCCAGATTTGTGTAAGGCCGAGGCCCTTTATGTGTGAGAAATGGAATTTCTTTCACCCGCAAAAAAAGGGTGTATTTACATTGGAGAAAATAGGTTTTGGGGGTTAGAGCGCATGGATGTAATGGATGTATGGGAAGGGCTTTGAGGTTTTTTTTAACGTGGGTGAGATAAATTATTAAGGGCATTGGTGGGTAATTTTTAATCTTTTCAATCCAATGGTTGTGCTTGTCTAATCAATTTAAATTGATGGCCAGATCTATACTTCTATActtctatatctatatctatatctatacttcTATACTTctatctatctctatctctatctaTATTTATATCTATCTATActtctatatctatatctatatctatatctatctatatctatgTCTATACttctatctatctatatctatatctatatctatatctatatctatatctatatctatatctatatctatctatctatctatctatacttACTTCTACTAATTACAGACTCCCTAAAAATTTCCACGTTAATTAGTAAATACTAACCGTTAATCATGTGGGGCCAAAATAATAACGGTTTAGATTAATCCATAGAATCCTTTCGGAGTTTCCATcttaaaagaaaaaaaaacaggtTCCTTCTCAAAAGAACAGGTTTCCATCTCAAAAGAAAGAACACAGACTATTTTTGATCTGATATTAGATTAAAAGAAATGTCACGGTTGCAAACTCTAACTAACTTTCTCACATGTGTAGTtgtcaaaaaaaagaaaaactttcTCACATGTGTGTTCTAAAAGAACAATGCTCTCAACATAATTTAATTTCCATCTCTGTTCCGGCTCTCCTGGCCTTCCTCGACCTatacgccatcgccgccgccgccatcgacgcggccgccgccgccatcacaCGATGTCGCCGCCGCTGCTGCGGACGACTTCCCGACGCTCAGGGCGCTGCGGTAGAACTGCGCTTGGCTGCAGTGCGTGTTCCCGGCGCCATTGCCGACCGTCGGTGCGCCACCGTGCTGGCACCTCGACGGGCTGCTCGAGGTAATGGCCGTGAGGCGTACAAGTTGACCTCACGCTGCAATCGCTCTAATAAAAAGGGCCACGATTCAATCGATCCCCATGTCATCCTGAACTTCAGATTTCCATCCAACTCAGCAATCGATCTGAAAAAAGGTCATAGACTCACAatccctttcttcttctttcatgAATCATCTCAGATTTCAGGTTCTGACTATGAGGCTTCCCAACATAATTTTTCTAGGCCAATTATTGAATCAATCTTACACCGGTTGAtgcagcggaggaggaggcggctgcaGTAGGCAGTAAGGCTGCCGAGTGAAGGGACTACAGGGGATTGCTGGCGCCACGATCCCTGCTCTGTTCTTAAATCCTTTCAATTCATCACAGAAGATACAGGCATACAATTGGCTTGATCCCTAATGTTTGGACAAGAAAAAAAGTTGGTTGTGTACATGCGTATCCATAAGTGGTCCTTTTGACTTGATTGTGTGATGTAGGAAGAGAAAGCATGCAAGTTGCCATGGTCTGCATAACGACATTGCTTCCAGTGGCACCAAAAATATATATGGTAGGCCTGCCTACGGACAGAAGATCCCTTTGATGTTTCTAGGATGTTTAAATTATAGATGCTTTCAGATGACCCTATGCTAGCCAACCAAATTAGTTTTCTTACATGGCAACCAAATTAGCTGATGTCGTTTCGTTTGTACCAGAATTGAATGATGCGTGTGTTTTTCTCGAGTACAGGCTACACATCGGATTAACTGGATGGTACATCCGATCATCCATCCATTACACGGAGGTACGATGCTTAGAGTTTGAATATTTTTCCATGTCTTTAACTGCTAAATTGTGCAGTTTCCTTTTTGTTAGATCAGGTAGTCAGATTTTAAAACTATTGGCCATACAATTATTAGCTTCAAGTACTACTTGAGCTGCACAGGTGAGCACAATACTATGTTCGTCAGTGCAAACTGTTTTGCGTAATATTTTTGCAAATATGGTCAATGTATACtgttttttgtaatatttttgcaaCTATGGTCAACGTATACTGTTTTCTGTAATATTTTTGCAGCTTCAGAGAAACTATGTGTAGGTCTCTTCACCATTCTTAGTATTTTAAGTTTAGTGCTACGGCTAGCTCTTTATTGTGCTTAGCAGCAACTGTTATGACAGGACTAACTTCTCTTTTTCGTTCATGAATTCACATGCTAGGATTCTATGTTAAATAGGCTGATTCTTCCAAGGGGTCGTTAGAATGGGAAATCGGAAGATGATGTTGTATGAACTCTTTGAAAATCCCTAACCACATCTACTAAACATTTAAAATTCTATATCCTGCCCATCGAATTAGTGTTGCGTAGTTTTGCTTATGCTACCACAATTGCTCTGTAGGTTAACGGAAATCCCAACCACTTGAATACATGAATGCATAATGTGATTTTCCAGAAAATTTAGGACCCTTTTATATACGCAACCACACTATTAAGTCCAGAGCTCATGAACTACAAGACAAGTGCAACGATAACCTATATTCATATTAACCAGAATATCATGCAAATGAATTATTATGTTTATTGGATATGACGATCCCGTGCAGGTTTAGGCAATCATTCCAACTTCTATTGTTAAGCAAAGGTATAAACCCTAGATTGCAAACATTTTCCTATACATATGGCATTAAGTTATGCCAATTTCCTTACATCCACTGGCCACAAGCTACCCATGCAATAGGTAATTATGACATGTCAATGATGCAATGGTGTTTGAAATATTCGGACCCTTAGTGAAACTTAAGATTCAAAAGCTAGCTCACTtatcgattatatatatatatatattacaaaaCTAATTTGATACCTCCAACAAACAGAACGTAATAAAAAAATATGAGCCGCTCATCTGATGTGACCGAGTTATAACGGT
This sequence is a window from Aegilops tauschii subsp. strangulata cultivar AL8/78 chromosome 7, Aet v6.0, whole genome shotgun sequence. Protein-coding genes within it:
- the LOC141026870 gene encoding uncharacterized protein, whose protein sequence is MWEREASLAEVVEAAWVASGAKGDLGGRTVALKATMAKLHGWSNRTIGNVTREIEKSRTRLEELHNMNADRSELRKESGHMDELLYKEEMMWLQRSRMEWLKHGDRNTKFFHRKARWRGCKNRIKGLRDDLGILHSEQDVMSGMAMSNFQNLFEADQGLAPHTVVNLFEPVITEEMNAKLCEAFSDKAISDALFQMGPLKAPGPDGFPARFFQRHWGMMKDDIIEAVR